TGGGTTAGGCCAAGATCTCTTAGCGGGTGTCAATATCTTGGGCAGTGCTGCATTTGAGCTATGGCTATTTAGTGAAAGACATCGCCTTAACGGTGCTACCGAAGCCATCCTGCATGAGGCTACCTTAGCCTGTTTAGCAGAAGGGCGCGTAAATGAAGCATTCCAGTGTGCCTCACGGCTGGTCGATCTCAATCCGCTCGATGAGGCTCACCACGTTCTGCTGGTTCAGTGCCTTCGGGCTGCTGGTGACGACGATGGAGCCGTCAAGCATGTGATGCACTGTACTGACCTTTTTCGGCGGGAGTGGGGTACTGAGCCAAGCCCAGTGTTACAGGAGGCTGTTTTCAAACCCATACTCGATCTATCTAAAACGCGACCTTATTCTGTGCAAGCAATGCTTGAGGCGGGGGAAGCGGCGATCGCAGCGGGGGCAATCAGTCAGGGCTTGCAGACCTTACGAGAGGCCGTAGCTCTAGCCCGCCAGGATCAAAATCATCAACTCTTAGCTCGGGTACTGGTGGCGCTGGGTCACGCGCTGGTTCATGTGGGTAGAGGCAGTGACGAGGAAGGTGGGGCGGCACTGCATGAAGCCGTCACTCATGCCATTGAGGTGGGTGATGAGCATACCGCTGCGATCGCCTATCGAGAACTAGCCTTCGCTGACTTGGAGCGTGGGCGTTATCACCGTGCCCTTGACTTATTAGCTGAGGCAACACGCTTAGCTGCAGGAGACGACGCTGAAATGGCCTGGATCGAATGTATCCAAGGGGCCTGCCTGAACGATCAGGGCTGTTACTCTCAAGCCTTCAAAGTTCTGAGTTCCGCTGTGGAACGGGCTGAGCGAACCGAGTCCCCAGAGGCTTTGGTTTTTGCCCGCTGCTGGGTCGGTCGATTGCACCTGTTGCGGGGCGAATGGGCTGAGGCAAAGCCAGTGCTGGAACGGGCATTACAGGAGGCACATGCTTGCTGGATGGCGCTTGCCCCACTTCCTGAGGCTCTTCTGGCTGAGGTACATCTGCTAACGGGTGATCTCGATACGGCCGAGAGCCAGCTAGAACGTGCCTTTGTCATGGGACGACAGCTTGACGATCCTTGCTTAGAAAGCATCGCCATGCGGGGACTGGGGCTGGTCGCTGTAGCCAGGGGGCAATCCAGCCGAGGCTATCAGATGCTGATCGATGCACCGCGAATTTCTCGGCGGCTACCCGATAGCTATCGCTGGATTGAAGCCTATGGGCTTGATGCCCTATGTCGGGTGGCGATCGCCCAGGGGCAGGCGGCAGCACCCCGGTGGATTGCTGACCTCGAATCCCTCGCGGCACGATGCGGCATGAGTGAGCTTGTAGTTCGGGCACTGTTGCATAAAGCTCGGCTCGGTGAGCCAGGTGCGTTCGAGACCGCTCGTGATTTGGCGACTGCGATCGATAACCCCTTGCTCCATGACACCGTCGCTCAGAGGGCGTTTGAAAAGTCGGCGGAGCAGTAAAAAAGCTCACACGGTTTAGGCTGAGATTACTAAAGCTACAGCCCCGTGAGAGCGATGAGTAAAGCCTACACCAGCAATTTAACCTGTGACCAGTTTGAGTTGATTGAGCCCTTGCTGCCGAAGGCGAAACCGGGAGGGCGACCCCGAACGGTCTGTTTGTGGGCGGTGCTCAATGCCATCTTTTACCTGGTGGCTCAAGGGTGTAGTTGGCGGGATTTGCCCGGCGATTTTCCCGCCTGGCAAACGGTGTACACCTATTACCGTACTTGGGTGAAGGATGGCACCTGGGAGGCAATCCACAAGCGTCTGCGGTCGTGGACACGCGCGGTTCATGACCGCATGGAAAGCCCTTCGGAAGTCATTCTAGACAGTCAAAGCGTTCCCACCGCGCCGATGGTGCATCGCTCGGTTGGCTATGACGCCGCTAAAGTGACGAAAGGACGTAAACGGCATCTGGTGGTTGATACCCTCGGTTTGATGATGGCCGTCGTTGTGACGGCAGCGAATGTCCCTGAACGCACTGGCGGTCAACAGGTTCTGCACAAGCTCCATCAGATGGGTGAGTCTGTGGCACGGGTCTATCTGGTCTGGGTTGACGGTGGCTATCGTGGTTCTAACTTTCTGCAATGGGCGATGGATACCTTGGCATGGATTGTTCACGTCGTCTTGCGCCCTCAAGAAGCCAAGGGCTTTGTCTTACTCAAGAAACGGTGGATTGTTGAGCGCACCTTTGGCTGGTGGCGATGGTCACGTCGCTTGGTTCAAGATTATGAACAGCTTCCTGAAAACGCTGAAGCGATGCTCCAAATCGCCATGATCCGCATTATGCTCAGACGCTTGGCATCATGAGCTACACTCC
This DNA window, taken from Candidatus Obscuribacterales bacterium, encodes the following:
- a CDS encoding BTAD domain-containing putative transcriptional regulator, with the protein product GLGQDLLAGVNILGSAAFELWLFSERHRLNGATEAILHEATLACLAEGRVNEAFQCASRLVDLNPLDEAHHVLLVQCLRAAGDDDGAVKHVMHCTDLFRREWGTEPSPVLQEAVFKPILDLSKTRPYSVQAMLEAGEAAIAAGAISQGLQTLREAVALARQDQNHQLLARVLVALGHALVHVGRGSDEEGGAALHEAVTHAIEVGDEHTAAIAYRELAFADLERGRYHRALDLLAEATRLAAGDDAEMAWIECIQGACLNDQGCYSQAFKVLSSAVERAERTESPEALVFARCWVGRLHLLRGEWAEAKPVLERALQEAHACWMALAPLPEALLAEVHLLTGDLDTAESQLERAFVMGRQLDDPCLESIAMRGLGLVAVARGQSSRGYQMLIDAPRISRRLPDSYRWIEAYGLDALCRVAIAQGQAAAPRWIADLESLAARCGMSELVVRALLHKARLGEPGAFETARDLATAIDNPLLHDTVAQRAFEKSAEQ
- a CDS encoding IS5 family transposase — encoded protein: MSKAYTSNLTCDQFELIEPLLPKAKPGGRPRTVCLWAVLNAIFYLVAQGCSWRDLPGDFPAWQTVYTYYRTWVKDGTWEAIHKRLRSWTRAVHDRMESPSEVILDSQSVPTAPMVHRSVGYDAAKVTKGRKRHLVVDTLGLMMAVVVTAANVPERTGGQQVLHKLHQMGESVARVYLVWVDGGYRGSNFLQWAMDTLAWIVHVVLRPQEAKGFVLLKKRWIVERTFGWWRWSRRLVQDYEQLPENAEAMLQIAMIRIMLRRLAS